A single Anopheles funestus chromosome 2RL, idAnoFuneDA-416_04, whole genome shotgun sequence DNA region contains:
- the LOC125766630 gene encoding uncharacterized protein LOC125766630 isoform X2 — MFSCCRCVNPKSPKLKEKSASGRGDKLSDSDDSHEEEEKQSKQQNETNASACKISAVDNLSQDDEEIKIEIIESSDNLQSYSGCSAATTAVLNGSSPEPKDTEKHESDVQREDIQPVDIPLPCNRPDEQGNQSNCLDTDEKAAEDPAADNVGAGTAGSTSSSPASKTLSSTERGQTDQSGQSSGMVTEIETKLPNESTDADSTGDATNTPQEIPTTVGELAQEDEAEERKDQLQKTGAEPCDQPGEEGEKSMSENLIVPEPKSPNNHVPSRKNSNETSPPASQGDQNLSSCLDENTNEERPKHQGQQDDCDPDLKPSSARELECLIDRLERIVDRLERTVSARELEETRRILKDACIVGKAVIRSNTSTNTEYQASARAVGFTANENTDQCDDLPTVLPSTPPPSASYLHQQVDSLESSLFPEFVASQPAKERHRDPITVIQSQTPDILNYTNPLTTQEQGTAVLSFSSSQHGTVAVQAGKMSINAYEDIMLGSFANFIALSGKIGGDVATQAQFVKEAFDAQFAFLKVAAASSAPSNTDLQNLLKPTSDKISTIQSFREKNRTSPFFNHLSAISESIPALGWVCVAPTPGPYVKEMNDAGQFYTNRVLKDWKEKDSTHVEWARAWIQTLTELQQYIKQHHTTGLVWSGKDKPTMGGASVPPPPPPGGLPPPPPVMPLMDLSAGGVGDDRSALFAQINQGADITKGLKKVTSDMQTHKNPALRSGPAPYKAPAGVTNGTKSVASPAVAKPPTFTRDGKKWLIEYQKNNTGLVVENAEMNNVVYMFRCEGSTLQIKGKINSVVMDSCKKCSLVFDSLVASAEFVNCQSMQMQVLGKVPTISIDKTDGCQMYLSADSLDVEIISSKSSEMNVMIPKGSSGDYTEQPIPEQFKTLVKGGSLNTTCVESLG, encoded by the exons ATGTTTTCCTGTTGTCGTTGCGTAAATCCCAAATCTCCAAAGCTGAAGGAAAAATCTGCTTCCGGCAGAGGGGATAAGCTATCAGATTCGGACGATTCCCACGAGGAGGAGGAAAAGCAATCAAAGcagcaaaatgaaacgaacgcGAGTGCCTGTAAAATTTCGGCTGTGGACAATCTCTCACAGGACGACGAGGAAATCAAGATAGAAATAATTGAAAGCTCCGATAATCTACAATCGTACTCGGGCTGCTCAGCGGCTACAACGGCCGTACTGAACGGTTCATCTCCAGAGCCGAAAGATACGGAAAAACATGAATCCGATGTACAACGCGAGGACATACAACCGGTAGACATCCCTCTGCCGTGCAACAGGCCCGATGAGCAAGGCAATCAATCGAATTGTCTGGATACTGATGAAAAAGCTGCAGAAGATCCTGCTGCTGATAATGTCGGGGCTGGTACAGCTGGATCGACTTCTTCGTCACCGGCGAGCAAAACGCTTTCCAGTACGGAACGAGGCCAAACGGATCAATCGGGACAATCGTCGGGAATGGTTACGGAGATTGAAACGAAACTTCCAAATGAGTCCACCGATGCGGATTCGACCGGTGATGCGACCAACACCCCACAAGAAATACCAACCACTGTCGGTGAGTTGGCACAGGAAGATGAAGCAGAAGAACGGAAGGATCAGCTGCAGAAAACCGGCGCAGAACCGTGTGACCAGCCCGGCGAGGAAGGTGAAAAGTCCATGAGCGAAAATCTAATCGTACCCGAACCCAAATCACCTAATAATCATGTACCATCGCGGAAAAACTCGAATGAAACTTCTCCTCCTGCATCGCAAGGTGACCAGAATTTATCGTCGTGTTTGGATGAAAATACTAACGAAGAGCGACCGAAGCATCAGGGACAGCAAGATG ATTGTGATCCAGACCTCAAACCTTCGTCGGCTCGTGAACTCGAGTGTTTAATCGATCGGCTAGAACGTATTGTGGATCGGCTCGAACGTACCGTGTCCGCGCGCGAATTGGAAGAAACACGACGCATACTGAAGGACGCGTGTATTGTCGGAAAGGCAGTGATCCGCTCCAACACCAGTACCAATACAGAATATCAAGCATCGGCACGTGCTGTTGGGTTTACCGCGAACGAAAATACCGACCAGTGTGACGATTTACCAACGGTTCTTCCTTCGACACCGCCACCATCGGCATCGTATCTCCATCAGCAGGTAGACAGTTTGGAAAGCAGCCTGTTTCCCGAGTTTGTTGCCAGCCAACCGGCAAAGGAACGCCACCGAGATCCAATCACTGTAATACAATCCCAAACTCCTGATATATTAAACTATACTAATCCATTGACCACCCAAGAGCAAGGCACCGCAGTATTGTCATTCTCCTCCTCGCAGCACGGCACCGTAGCGGTACAGGCGGGCAAGATGAGTATTAACGCTTACGAGGATATTATGCTTGGCTCATTCGCCAACTTTATTGCACTGTCGGGCAAAATCGGTGGAGATGTGGCCACCCAAGCCCAATTCGTAAAGGAAGCATTTGA TGCGCAGTTTGCGTTTCTGAAGGTGGCGGCCGCTTCGAGTGCACCATCGAATACGGATTTACAGAATTTGCTAAAACCTACCTCGGATAAGATTTCGACTATCCAAAGCTTCCGCGAGAAAAATCGAACCTCACCGTTCTTCAACCATTTGTCCGCGATTAGCGAAAGTATCCCGGCACTCGGATGGGTCTGTGTG GCACCTACACCCGGTCCGTACGTAAAAGAGATGAACGACGCCGGTCAGTTCTACACGAACCGTGTGCTAAAAGATTGGAAAGAAAAGGACAGCACCCATGTCGAATGGGCTCGCGCCTGGATTCAAACGTTGACGGAACTGCAGCAGTACATCAAGCAACATCACACCACTGGTTTGGTGTGGTCTGGTAAGGACAAACCCACCATGGGTGGAGCTTcggttccaccaccaccaccgcccggTGGTcttcctccaccaccaccagtgaTGCCGCTAATGGACCTTTCCGCCGGTGGTGTTGGCGAcgatcggagcgcattgtttGCTCAGATTAATCAGGGCGCTGACATCACGAAAG gaTTGAAAAAGGTAACGTCAGACATGCAAACCCACAAAAACCCTGCCCTGCGATCGGGTCCTGCACCGTACAAGGCACCGGCAGGCGTGACGAACGGTACGAAATCGGTTGCTTCGCCAGCAGTCGCCAAACCACCGACCTTTACGCGCGATGGCAAGAAATGGCTTATCGAGTATCAGAAGAACAATACCGGTCTTGTGGTGGAAAACGCGGAGATGAACAATGTCGTATATATGTTCCGCTGCGAAGGTTCGACCCTACAGATCAAGGGCAAAATCAACAGCGTTGTGATGGATTCGTGCAAGAAGTGTTCCCTTGTATTCGATTCGCTCGTAGCATCGGCTGAATTCGTTAACTGCCAGAGCATGCAGATGCAG GTCCTCGGTAAAGTACCAACGATTTCCATTGACAAGACTGATGGCTGCCAGATGTACCTATCGGCGGATTCACTCGACGTTGAGATTATCAGCTCGAAATCATCCGAAATGAACGTGATGATTCCGAAGGGAAGCAGTGGAGATTAT ACCGAGCAACCGATTCCGGAGCAATTCAAAACATTAGTGAAGGGCGGTTCCCTTAACACTACCTGCGTAGAAAGTCTTGGTTAA
- the LOC125766630 gene encoding uncharacterized protein LOC125766630 isoform X1 — protein MFSCCRCVNPKSPKLKEKSASGRGDKLSDSDDSHEEEEKQSKQQNETNASACKISAVDNLSQDDEEIKIEIIESSDNLQSYSGCSAATTAVLNGSSPEPKDTEKHESDVQREDIQPVDIPLPCNRPDEQGNQSNCLDTDEKAAEDPAADNVGAGTAGSTSSSPASKTLSSTERGQTDQSGQSSGMVTEIETKLPNESTDADSTGDATNTPQEIPTTVGELAQEDEAEERKDQLQKTGAEPCDQPGEEGEKSMSENLIVPEPKSPNNHVPSRKNSNETSPPASQGDQNLSSCLDENTNEERPKHQGQQDDEHGKRALIEESSLGNDTVVHEENQLSQEEEKIIADHQSSDSFQINDEPTTNTANVPEAEPSTDSLRPSPPSTSDEMAEFDDEKQHLSPVVSKMERLKSEPSNSEETIEETIDVERFLPRQVDDSKSDDDNPLSSSSDGERSDSGAATIPISNDDGQEPRSSATKDVPRELAGVTVGDKIVDPPEEDTGGTMVSLTPSPPEAEPVVSPENEDNDAASSSNNNDQVSKNSSEERESNNDDTSTLSESVPNTATNGGSPSGIEGDNSSSRKESVNSDDTTIRTQVSFRESCLSRRSSSKSSIKKKVAYNDSTEVIPPPEYPPPDDDDSVFSDSVPPKLPRGDMCTPYATKRGSLPGMIALPDWFAEDRLMMEEGGIMEPPTTPIGRDELALRRHRFFSELLNAAHAAVEHRVRFDPLGPEIAKVPTEEESEDCDPDLKPSSARELECLIDRLERIVDRLERTVSARELEETRRILKDACIVGKAVIRSNTSTNTEYQASARAVGFTANENTDQCDDLPTVLPSTPPPSASYLHQQVDSLESSLFPEFVASQPAKERHRDPITVIQSQTPDILNYTNPLTTQEQGTAVLSFSSSQHGTVAVQAGKMSINAYEDIMLGSFANFIALSGKIGGDVATQAQFVKEAFDAQFAFLKVAAASSAPSNTDLQNLLKPTSDKISTIQSFREKNRTSPFFNHLSAISESIPALGWVCVAPTPGPYVKEMNDAGQFYTNRVLKDWKEKDSTHVEWARAWIQTLTELQQYIKQHHTTGLVWSGKDKPTMGGASVPPPPPPGGLPPPPPVMPLMDLSAGGVGDDRSALFAQINQGADITKGLKKVTSDMQTHKNPALRSGPAPYKAPAGVTNGTKSVASPAVAKPPTFTRDGKKWLIEYQKNNTGLVVENAEMNNVVYMFRCEGSTLQIKGKINSVVMDSCKKCSLVFDSLVASAEFVNCQSMQMQVLGKVPTISIDKTDGCQMYLSADSLDVEIISSKSSEMNVMIPKGSSGDYTEQPIPEQFKTLVKGGSLNTTCVESLG, from the exons ATGTTTTCCTGTTGTCGTTGCGTAAATCCCAAATCTCCAAAGCTGAAGGAAAAATCTGCTTCCGGCAGAGGGGATAAGCTATCAGATTCGGACGATTCCCACGAGGAGGAGGAAAAGCAATCAAAGcagcaaaatgaaacgaacgcGAGTGCCTGTAAAATTTCGGCTGTGGACAATCTCTCACAGGACGACGAGGAAATCAAGATAGAAATAATTGAAAGCTCCGATAATCTACAATCGTACTCGGGCTGCTCAGCGGCTACAACGGCCGTACTGAACGGTTCATCTCCAGAGCCGAAAGATACGGAAAAACATGAATCCGATGTACAACGCGAGGACATACAACCGGTAGACATCCCTCTGCCGTGCAACAGGCCCGATGAGCAAGGCAATCAATCGAATTGTCTGGATACTGATGAAAAAGCTGCAGAAGATCCTGCTGCTGATAATGTCGGGGCTGGTACAGCTGGATCGACTTCTTCGTCACCGGCGAGCAAAACGCTTTCCAGTACGGAACGAGGCCAAACGGATCAATCGGGACAATCGTCGGGAATGGTTACGGAGATTGAAACGAAACTTCCAAATGAGTCCACCGATGCGGATTCGACCGGTGATGCGACCAACACCCCACAAGAAATACCAACCACTGTCGGTGAGTTGGCACAGGAAGATGAAGCAGAAGAACGGAAGGATCAGCTGCAGAAAACCGGCGCAGAACCGTGTGACCAGCCCGGCGAGGAAGGTGAAAAGTCCATGAGCGAAAATCTAATCGTACCCGAACCCAAATCACCTAATAATCATGTACCATCGCGGAAAAACTCGAATGAAACTTCTCCTCCTGCATCGCAAGGTGACCAGAATTTATCGTCGTGTTTGGATGAAAATACTAACGAAGAGCGACCGAAGCATCAGGGACAGCAAGATG ATGAGCATGGAAAACGAGCTTTAATTGAAGAATCATCGCTCGGGAATGATACGGTTGTGCAcgaagaaaatcaattatcacaagaagaagagaaaatcaTTGCCGATCATCAATCGTCAGACAGCTTCCAGATCAATGATGAGCCTACAACTAACACTGCCAATGTTCCGGAAGCGGAACCATCTACCGATTCTTTACGACCATCGCCACCATCAACGTCCGACGAAATGGCTGAGTTTGATGACGAAAAGCAACATTTATCACCCGTAGTATCTAAGATGGAACGCCTTAAAAGTGAACCGAGCAATAGCGAAGAAACAATTGAGGAGACAATTGACGTGGAACGTTTCTTACCGCGTCAGGTTGATGATAGCAAGAGTGATGACGATAATCCACTCAGTAGCTCTAGCGATGGAGAACGTAGCGATAGCGGTGCTGCTACCATTCCCATCTCTAACGACGATGGACAGGAACCACGCAGTAGCGCCACCAAAGATGTTCCGCGAGAATTGGCTGGTGTTACTGTTGGGGATAAAATTGTTGATCCCCCGGAGGAAGATACGGGCGGAACGATGGTATCATTGACTCCATCACCACCGGAAGCAGAACCTGTCGTGTCGCCCGAAAATGAAGACAACGATGCCGCTAGCAGCAGCAATAACAATGATCAGGTTTCAAAAAATTCGAGCGAAGAACGCGAATCAAACAACGACGATACATCGACATTGTCCGAATCGGTCCCAAATACAGCAACCAACGGTGGTAGTCCTTCCGGGATCGAGGgtgacaacagcagcagccgcaaAGAGTCGGTCAACAGTGACGACACTACGATCCGGACGCAGGTTTCCTTCCGCGAAAGTTGCCTTTCCCGGCGATCGTCGTCGAAGTCGTCGATCAAAAAGAAGGTAGCCTATAACGATAGCACGGAGGTAATTCCACCACCAGAGTATCCACcaccggatgatgatgattcggTGTTTTCTGACTCGGTGCCCCCAAAATTGCCACGAGGTGATATGTGCACACCGTACGCCACCAAACGGGGCTCACTGCCGGGCATGATAGCCCTACCGGACTGGTTTGCCGAGGATCGATTGATGAT GGAAGAGGGTGGCATTATGGAGCCACCCACTACGCCCATAGGACGCGATGAGCTGGCATTACGCAGGCATCGGTTTTTCTCGGAATTGCTCAACGCTGCCCATGCTGCCGTGGAGCATCGTGTTCGCTTTGATCCGCTGGGACCAGAAATTGCCAAGGTTCCGACGGAGGAGGAATCAGAGG ATTGTGATCCAGACCTCAAACCTTCGTCGGCTCGTGAACTCGAGTGTTTAATCGATCGGCTAGAACGTATTGTGGATCGGCTCGAACGTACCGTGTCCGCGCGCGAATTGGAAGAAACACGACGCATACTGAAGGACGCGTGTATTGTCGGAAAGGCAGTGATCCGCTCCAACACCAGTACCAATACAGAATATCAAGCATCGGCACGTGCTGTTGGGTTTACCGCGAACGAAAATACCGACCAGTGTGACGATTTACCAACGGTTCTTCCTTCGACACCGCCACCATCGGCATCGTATCTCCATCAGCAGGTAGACAGTTTGGAAAGCAGCCTGTTTCCCGAGTTTGTTGCCAGCCAACCGGCAAAGGAACGCCACCGAGATCCAATCACTGTAATACAATCCCAAACTCCTGATATATTAAACTATACTAATCCATTGACCACCCAAGAGCAAGGCACCGCAGTATTGTCATTCTCCTCCTCGCAGCACGGCACCGTAGCGGTACAGGCGGGCAAGATGAGTATTAACGCTTACGAGGATATTATGCTTGGCTCATTCGCCAACTTTATTGCACTGTCGGGCAAAATCGGTGGAGATGTGGCCACCCAAGCCCAATTCGTAAAGGAAGCATTTGA TGCGCAGTTTGCGTTTCTGAAGGTGGCGGCCGCTTCGAGTGCACCATCGAATACGGATTTACAGAATTTGCTAAAACCTACCTCGGATAAGATTTCGACTATCCAAAGCTTCCGCGAGAAAAATCGAACCTCACCGTTCTTCAACCATTTGTCCGCGATTAGCGAAAGTATCCCGGCACTCGGATGGGTCTGTGTG GCACCTACACCCGGTCCGTACGTAAAAGAGATGAACGACGCCGGTCAGTTCTACACGAACCGTGTGCTAAAAGATTGGAAAGAAAAGGACAGCACCCATGTCGAATGGGCTCGCGCCTGGATTCAAACGTTGACGGAACTGCAGCAGTACATCAAGCAACATCACACCACTGGTTTGGTGTGGTCTGGTAAGGACAAACCCACCATGGGTGGAGCTTcggttccaccaccaccaccgcccggTGGTcttcctccaccaccaccagtgaTGCCGCTAATGGACCTTTCCGCCGGTGGTGTTGGCGAcgatcggagcgcattgtttGCTCAGATTAATCAGGGCGCTGACATCACGAAAG gaTTGAAAAAGGTAACGTCAGACATGCAAACCCACAAAAACCCTGCCCTGCGATCGGGTCCTGCACCGTACAAGGCACCGGCAGGCGTGACGAACGGTACGAAATCGGTTGCTTCGCCAGCAGTCGCCAAACCACCGACCTTTACGCGCGATGGCAAGAAATGGCTTATCGAGTATCAGAAGAACAATACCGGTCTTGTGGTGGAAAACGCGGAGATGAACAATGTCGTATATATGTTCCGCTGCGAAGGTTCGACCCTACAGATCAAGGGCAAAATCAACAGCGTTGTGATGGATTCGTGCAAGAAGTGTTCCCTTGTATTCGATTCGCTCGTAGCATCGGCTGAATTCGTTAACTGCCAGAGCATGCAGATGCAG GTCCTCGGTAAAGTACCAACGATTTCCATTGACAAGACTGATGGCTGCCAGATGTACCTATCGGCGGATTCACTCGACGTTGAGATTATCAGCTCGAAATCATCCGAAATGAACGTGATGATTCCGAAGGGAAGCAGTGGAGATTAT ACCGAGCAACCGATTCCGGAGCAATTCAAAACATTAGTGAAGGGCGGTTCCCTTAACACTACCTGCGTAGAAAGTCTTGGTTAA
- the LOC125766630 gene encoding adenylyl cyclase-associated protein 2 isoform X3: MGQTLSACFGRTLIIHDVKTCSNPDCDPDLKPSSARELECLIDRLERIVDRLERTVSARELEETRRILKDACIVGKAVIRSNTSTNTEYQASARAVGFTANENTDQCDDLPTVLPSTPPPSASYLHQQVDSLESSLFPEFVASQPAKERHRDPITVIQSQTPDILNYTNPLTTQEQGTAVLSFSSSQHGTVAVQAGKMSINAYEDIMLGSFANFIALSGKIGGDVATQAQFVKEAFDAQFAFLKVAAASSAPSNTDLQNLLKPTSDKISTIQSFREKNRTSPFFNHLSAISESIPALGWVCVAPTPGPYVKEMNDAGQFYTNRVLKDWKEKDSTHVEWARAWIQTLTELQQYIKQHHTTGLVWSGKDKPTMGGASVPPPPPPGGLPPPPPVMPLMDLSAGGVGDDRSALFAQINQGADITKGLKKVTSDMQTHKNPALRSGPAPYKAPAGVTNGTKSVASPAVAKPPTFTRDGKKWLIEYQKNNTGLVVENAEMNNVVYMFRCEGSTLQIKGKINSVVMDSCKKCSLVFDSLVASAEFVNCQSMQMQVLGKVPTISIDKTDGCQMYLSADSLDVEIISSKSSEMNVMIPKGSSGDYTEQPIPEQFKTLVKGGSLNTTCVESLG; encoded by the exons ATGGGGCAAACTTTAAGCGCCTGTTTTGGGCGAACACTGATCATACACGATGTGAAAACGTGCTCCAATCCAg ATTGTGATCCAGACCTCAAACCTTCGTCGGCTCGTGAACTCGAGTGTTTAATCGATCGGCTAGAACGTATTGTGGATCGGCTCGAACGTACCGTGTCCGCGCGCGAATTGGAAGAAACACGACGCATACTGAAGGACGCGTGTATTGTCGGAAAGGCAGTGATCCGCTCCAACACCAGTACCAATACAGAATATCAAGCATCGGCACGTGCTGTTGGGTTTACCGCGAACGAAAATACCGACCAGTGTGACGATTTACCAACGGTTCTTCCTTCGACACCGCCACCATCGGCATCGTATCTCCATCAGCAGGTAGACAGTTTGGAAAGCAGCCTGTTTCCCGAGTTTGTTGCCAGCCAACCGGCAAAGGAACGCCACCGAGATCCAATCACTGTAATACAATCCCAAACTCCTGATATATTAAACTATACTAATCCATTGACCACCCAAGAGCAAGGCACCGCAGTATTGTCATTCTCCTCCTCGCAGCACGGCACCGTAGCGGTACAGGCGGGCAAGATGAGTATTAACGCTTACGAGGATATTATGCTTGGCTCATTCGCCAACTTTATTGCACTGTCGGGCAAAATCGGTGGAGATGTGGCCACCCAAGCCCAATTCGTAAAGGAAGCATTTGA TGCGCAGTTTGCGTTTCTGAAGGTGGCGGCCGCTTCGAGTGCACCATCGAATACGGATTTACAGAATTTGCTAAAACCTACCTCGGATAAGATTTCGACTATCCAAAGCTTCCGCGAGAAAAATCGAACCTCACCGTTCTTCAACCATTTGTCCGCGATTAGCGAAAGTATCCCGGCACTCGGATGGGTCTGTGTG GCACCTACACCCGGTCCGTACGTAAAAGAGATGAACGACGCCGGTCAGTTCTACACGAACCGTGTGCTAAAAGATTGGAAAGAAAAGGACAGCACCCATGTCGAATGGGCTCGCGCCTGGATTCAAACGTTGACGGAACTGCAGCAGTACATCAAGCAACATCACACCACTGGTTTGGTGTGGTCTGGTAAGGACAAACCCACCATGGGTGGAGCTTcggttccaccaccaccaccgcccggTGGTcttcctccaccaccaccagtgaTGCCGCTAATGGACCTTTCCGCCGGTGGTGTTGGCGAcgatcggagcgcattgtttGCTCAGATTAATCAGGGCGCTGACATCACGAAAG gaTTGAAAAAGGTAACGTCAGACATGCAAACCCACAAAAACCCTGCCCTGCGATCGGGTCCTGCACCGTACAAGGCACCGGCAGGCGTGACGAACGGTACGAAATCGGTTGCTTCGCCAGCAGTCGCCAAACCACCGACCTTTACGCGCGATGGCAAGAAATGGCTTATCGAGTATCAGAAGAACAATACCGGTCTTGTGGTGGAAAACGCGGAGATGAACAATGTCGTATATATGTTCCGCTGCGAAGGTTCGACCCTACAGATCAAGGGCAAAATCAACAGCGTTGTGATGGATTCGTGCAAGAAGTGTTCCCTTGTATTCGATTCGCTCGTAGCATCGGCTGAATTCGTTAACTGCCAGAGCATGCAGATGCAG GTCCTCGGTAAAGTACCAACGATTTCCATTGACAAGACTGATGGCTGCCAGATGTACCTATCGGCGGATTCACTCGACGTTGAGATTATCAGCTCGAAATCATCCGAAATGAACGTGATGATTCCGAAGGGAAGCAGTGGAGATTAT ACCGAGCAACCGATTCCGGAGCAATTCAAAACATTAGTGAAGGGCGGTTCCCTTAACACTACCTGCGTAGAAAGTCTTGGTTAA
- the LOC125766630 gene encoding adenylyl cyclase-associated protein 2 isoform X4, producing MSINAYEDIMLGSFANFIALSGKIGGDVATQAQFVKEAFDAQFAFLKVAAASSAPSNTDLQNLLKPTSDKISTIQSFREKNRTSPFFNHLSAISESIPALGWVCVAPTPGPYVKEMNDAGQFYTNRVLKDWKEKDSTHVEWARAWIQTLTELQQYIKQHHTTGLVWSGKDKPTMGGASVPPPPPPGGLPPPPPVMPLMDLSAGGVGDDRSALFAQINQGADITKGLKKVTSDMQTHKNPALRSGPAPYKAPAGVTNGTKSVASPAVAKPPTFTRDGKKWLIEYQKNNTGLVVENAEMNNVVYMFRCEGSTLQIKGKINSVVMDSCKKCSLVFDSLVASAEFVNCQSMQMQVLGKVPTISIDKTDGCQMYLSADSLDVEIISSKSSEMNVMIPKGSSGDYTEQPIPEQFKTLVKGGSLNTTCVESLG from the exons ATGAGTATTAACGCTTACGAGGATATTATGCTTGGCTCATTCGCCAACTTTATTGCACTGTCGGGCAAAATCGGTGGAGATGTGGCCACCCAAGCCCAATTCGTAAAGGAAGCATTTGA TGCGCAGTTTGCGTTTCTGAAGGTGGCGGCCGCTTCGAGTGCACCATCGAATACGGATTTACAGAATTTGCTAAAACCTACCTCGGATAAGATTTCGACTATCCAAAGCTTCCGCGAGAAAAATCGAACCTCACCGTTCTTCAACCATTTGTCCGCGATTAGCGAAAGTATCCCGGCACTCGGATGGGTCTGTGTG GCACCTACACCCGGTCCGTACGTAAAAGAGATGAACGACGCCGGTCAGTTCTACACGAACCGTGTGCTAAAAGATTGGAAAGAAAAGGACAGCACCCATGTCGAATGGGCTCGCGCCTGGATTCAAACGTTGACGGAACTGCAGCAGTACATCAAGCAACATCACACCACTGGTTTGGTGTGGTCTGGTAAGGACAAACCCACCATGGGTGGAGCTTcggttccaccaccaccaccgcccggTGGTcttcctccaccaccaccagtgaTGCCGCTAATGGACCTTTCCGCCGGTGGTGTTGGCGAcgatcggagcgcattgtttGCTCAGATTAATCAGGGCGCTGACATCACGAAAG gaTTGAAAAAGGTAACGTCAGACATGCAAACCCACAAAAACCCTGCCCTGCGATCGGGTCCTGCACCGTACAAGGCACCGGCAGGCGTGACGAACGGTACGAAATCGGTTGCTTCGCCAGCAGTCGCCAAACCACCGACCTTTACGCGCGATGGCAAGAAATGGCTTATCGAGTATCAGAAGAACAATACCGGTCTTGTGGTGGAAAACGCGGAGATGAACAATGTCGTATATATGTTCCGCTGCGAAGGTTCGACCCTACAGATCAAGGGCAAAATCAACAGCGTTGTGATGGATTCGTGCAAGAAGTGTTCCCTTGTATTCGATTCGCTCGTAGCATCGGCTGAATTCGTTAACTGCCAGAGCATGCAGATGCAG GTCCTCGGTAAAGTACCAACGATTTCCATTGACAAGACTGATGGCTGCCAGATGTACCTATCGGCGGATTCACTCGACGTTGAGATTATCAGCTCGAAATCATCCGAAATGAACGTGATGATTCCGAAGGGAAGCAGTGGAGATTAT ACCGAGCAACCGATTCCGGAGCAATTCAAAACATTAGTGAAGGGCGGTTCCCTTAACACTACCTGCGTAGAAAGTCTTGGTTAA